From Poecile atricapillus isolate bPoeAtr1 chromosome Z, bPoeAtr1.hap1, whole genome shotgun sequence, one genomic window encodes:
- the LOX gene encoding protein-lysine 6-oxidase isoform X1, translating into MRFAPPGLLLAQLHACIYWSCLWPAGCQQQPPRRDPPPPPAAWRQRIQWENNGQVYSLLSLGSQYQPPRRRQAAEAAGSPILLLRNNGTVLPRRAAARAAAQPPPQPQPAAGGRGGSGARHWFQAGYQASSGGRAAAAQRSPAAATSAARSASPGAPRPSAAASPAGGTGTDGNGSSTGAGSLPPLSSFRPGREDVMVGDDPYNPYKYTDDNPYYNYYDTYERPRQGSRYRPGYGTGYFQYGLPDLVPDPYYIQASTYVQRMSMYNLRCAAEENCLASSAYRADVRDYDNRVLLRFPQRVKNQGTSDFLPSRPRYSWEWHSCHQHYHSMDEFSHYDLLDASSHRKVAEGHKASFCLEDTSCDYGYYRRYACTAHTQGLSPGCYDTYNADIDCQWIDITDVKPGNYILKVSVNPSYLVPESDYSNNIVRCDIRYTGHHAYASGCTISPY; encoded by the exons ATGCGTTTCGCGCCGCCGGGGCTCCTGCTCGCCCAGCTTCACGCGTGCATCTACTGGAGCTGCCTCTGGCCCGccggctgccagcagcagccgccGCGCCGGGatcccccgccgccccccgccgcctGGAGGCAGCGGATCCAGTGGGAGAACAACGGGCAGGTGTACAgcctgctcagcctgggctcCCAGTACCAGCCCCCGCGGCGCAGGCAggcggcggaggcggcgggcagccccatcctgctgctgcgGAACAACGGCACGGTGCTGCCGCGGAGAgccgccgcccgcgccgccgcgcagcccccgccccagccccagcccgccGCCGGCGGCCGGGGGGGCTCCGGCGCTCGGCACTGGTTCCAGGCCGGCTACCAGGCTTCCTCCGGGGGTCGCGCCGCTGCCGCGCAGCGGAGCCCGGCGGCCGCCACCTCTGCGGCCCGGAGCGCCTCCCCGGGGGCGCCGCGACCCAGCGCCGCAGCCAGCCCCGCCGGCGGCACCGGCACCGACGGCAACGGGAGCAGCACCGGGGCCGGCAGCCTGCCGCCCCTGAGCAGCTTCAGGCCCGGCCGGGAAGATGTCATGGTAGGAGACGACCCCTACAACCCCTACAAGTACACGGACGATAACCCCTACTACAACTACTACGACACCTACGAGAGGCCCCGCCAGGGTAGCAGGTACAGACCCGGCTATGGCACCGGCTACTTCCAGTACG GTCTCCCTGACTTAGTCCCGGATCCCTATTACATCCAGGCGTCCACATATGTCCAGAGGATGTCCATGTATAACTTGAGATGTGCTGCCGAGGAGAACTGCTTGGCAAG TTCAGCTTATCGAGCAGATGTTAGAGACTATGACAATCGGGTGCTCCTGAGATTCCCCCAAAGAGTAAAAAATCAAGGAACATCAGATTTCCTGCCCAGCAGACCCCGTTATTCATGGGAGTGGCACAGCTGTCACCA ACATTATCACAGCATGGATGAATTCAGCCACTATGACTTGTTGGATGCAAGCTCACATAGAAAAGTTGCTGAAGGACACAAAGCAAGTTTCTGTCTTGAAGATACTTCCTGTGATTATGGATATTACAGGCGGTATGCATGtacagcacacacacag GGTCTGAGCCCTGGCTGCTACGACACTTACAATGCTGACATAGATTGCCAGTGGATTGATATTACTGATGTAAAACCTGGAAATTATATTCTGAAG GTGAGTGTAAACCCCAGCTACCTGGTGCCTGAATCTGATTACTCCAACAACATTGTCCGCTGCGACATCCGCTACACGGGCCACCACGCCTACGCCTCCGGCTGCACAATTTCACC ATACTGA
- the LOX gene encoding protein-lysine 6-oxidase isoform X2, producing the protein MRFAPPGLLLAQLHACIYWSCLWPAGCQQQPPRRDPPPPPAAWRQRIQWENNGQVYSLLSLGSQYQPPRRRQAAEAAGSPILLLRNNGTVLPRRAAARAAAQPPPQPQPAAGGRGGSGARHWFQAGYQASSGGRAAAAQRSPAAATSAARSASPGAPRPSAAASPAGGTGTDGNGSSTGAGSLPPLSSFRPGREDVMVGDDPYNPYKYTDDNPYYNYYDTYERPRQGSRYRPGYGTGYFQYGLPDLVPDPYYIQASTYVQRMSMYNLRCAAEENCLASSAYRADVRDYDNRVLLRFPQRVKNQGTSDFLPSRPRYSWEWHSCHQHYHSMDEFSHYDLLDASSHRKVAEGHKASFCLEDTSCDYGYYRRYACTAHTQGLSPGCYDTYNADIDCQWIDITDVKPGNYILKVSVNPSYLVPESDYSNNIVRCDIRYTGHHAYASGCTISP; encoded by the exons ATGCGTTTCGCGCCGCCGGGGCTCCTGCTCGCCCAGCTTCACGCGTGCATCTACTGGAGCTGCCTCTGGCCCGccggctgccagcagcagccgccGCGCCGGGatcccccgccgccccccgccgcctGGAGGCAGCGGATCCAGTGGGAGAACAACGGGCAGGTGTACAgcctgctcagcctgggctcCCAGTACCAGCCCCCGCGGCGCAGGCAggcggcggaggcggcgggcagccccatcctgctgctgcgGAACAACGGCACGGTGCTGCCGCGGAGAgccgccgcccgcgccgccgcgcagcccccgccccagccccagcccgccGCCGGCGGCCGGGGGGGCTCCGGCGCTCGGCACTGGTTCCAGGCCGGCTACCAGGCTTCCTCCGGGGGTCGCGCCGCTGCCGCGCAGCGGAGCCCGGCGGCCGCCACCTCTGCGGCCCGGAGCGCCTCCCCGGGGGCGCCGCGACCCAGCGCCGCAGCCAGCCCCGCCGGCGGCACCGGCACCGACGGCAACGGGAGCAGCACCGGGGCCGGCAGCCTGCCGCCCCTGAGCAGCTTCAGGCCCGGCCGGGAAGATGTCATGGTAGGAGACGACCCCTACAACCCCTACAAGTACACGGACGATAACCCCTACTACAACTACTACGACACCTACGAGAGGCCCCGCCAGGGTAGCAGGTACAGACCCGGCTATGGCACCGGCTACTTCCAGTACG GTCTCCCTGACTTAGTCCCGGATCCCTATTACATCCAGGCGTCCACATATGTCCAGAGGATGTCCATGTATAACTTGAGATGTGCTGCCGAGGAGAACTGCTTGGCAAG TTCAGCTTATCGAGCAGATGTTAGAGACTATGACAATCGGGTGCTCCTGAGATTCCCCCAAAGAGTAAAAAATCAAGGAACATCAGATTTCCTGCCCAGCAGACCCCGTTATTCATGGGAGTGGCACAGCTGTCACCA ACATTATCACAGCATGGATGAATTCAGCCACTATGACTTGTTGGATGCAAGCTCACATAGAAAAGTTGCTGAAGGACACAAAGCAAGTTTCTGTCTTGAAGATACTTCCTGTGATTATGGATATTACAGGCGGTATGCATGtacagcacacacacag GGTCTGAGCCCTGGCTGCTACGACACTTACAATGCTGACATAGATTGCCAGTGGATTGATATTACTGATGTAAAACCTGGAAATTATATTCTGAAG GTGAGTGTAAACCCCAGCTACCTGGTGCCTGAATCTGATTACTCCAACAACATTGTCCGCTGCGACATCCGCTACACGGGCCACCACGCCTACGCCTCCGGCTGCACAATTTCACCGTAA